Proteins found in one Streptococcus iniae genomic segment:
- a CDS encoding amino acid permease, with protein MSNHKTDENTELENGMVRGLENRHVQLIAIAGTIGTGLFLGAGRAISLTGPSILLVYIITGFFMFMMMRAIGEMLYFDPDQHTFINFITKYIGPGWGYFSGLSYWISLIFIGMADITAVGTYVQYWFPNWHSWLIQLVFLVILSSINLIAVRIFGETEFWFAMIKIVAIVALIATAIFMVLTGFETPTGHASLMNLSSKFEFFPNGKLKFLMGFQMVFFAYQAIEFVGITTSETANPRQVLPKAIKDIPVRIVIFYVGSLISIMAIVPWHQLPIDKSPFVMVFQLLGIKWAAALINFVVLTSSASALNSVLYSTGRHLYQLANENSNKLTNNLKLNTLSKQGVPSKAIIFSAVIVGISAIINVLPGVSDAFSLIAASSSGVYIAIYALTMVAHWKYRQSSDFMQDGFLMPYYKLATPLTLIFFAFVFVSLFLQESTYIGAIWASIWIIVFGIYCNRRFKLVVKN; from the coding sequence ATGTCAAACCATAAAACAGACGAAAATACCGAACTAGAAAATGGTATGGTCAGAGGTCTTGAAAATCGTCATGTTCAATTGATTGCTATTGCAGGAACAATTGGAACAGGCTTATTTTTAGGAGCTGGTCGTGCGATTTCCTTAACAGGTCCTTCTATTTTATTAGTTTATATCATCACTGGATTTTTCATGTTTATGATGATGCGTGCCATCGGAGAAATGCTGTATTTTGATCCAGACCAACACACCTTTATTAACTTCATTACCAAGTATATTGGCCCAGGTTGGGGCTATTTTTCAGGGCTTTCCTACTGGATTTCCTTGATATTTATTGGAATGGCTGATATAACAGCAGTTGGAACTTACGTTCAATACTGGTTTCCTAACTGGCATTCCTGGTTAATTCAATTGGTTTTCTTAGTTATTTTGTCATCCATTAACCTTATTGCAGTTCGTATTTTTGGTGAAACCGAATTTTGGTTTGCCATGATTAAAATTGTTGCTATTGTTGCTTTGATTGCTACGGCAATTTTTATGGTTTTAACTGGTTTTGAAACGCCTACTGGTCACGCCAGTCTGATGAATTTATCAAGTAAGTTTGAATTTTTCCCAAATGGCAAATTGAAATTCTTAATGGGTTTCCAAATGGTATTCTTTGCTTATCAAGCAATTGAGTTTGTTGGTATCACAACATCAGAAACGGCAAATCCAAGACAAGTTTTACCAAAAGCTATTAAAGATATTCCAGTTCGTATTGTTATTTTTTACGTTGGTTCTTTAATTTCGATTATGGCTATTGTGCCATGGCATCAATTACCGATTGATAAATCTCCATTTGTTATGGTTTTTCAACTTTTGGGAATTAAGTGGGCAGCTGCCTTGATTAACTTTGTTGTCTTAACATCATCAGCGTCAGCATTGAACTCAGTTTTATATTCAACAGGACGACATCTGTATCAGTTAGCTAATGAAAATTCAAACAAATTAACGAATAACTTGAAATTAAATACGTTATCCAAACAAGGTGTTCCAAGTAAAGCTATTATTTTCTCAGCCGTTATCGTTGGTATTTCAGCTATTATTAACGTCTTACCAGGTGTCTCTGATGCTTTCTCACTGATTGCAGCATCTTCATCAGGTGTTTACATTGCAATCTACGCCTTAACAATGGTAGCTCACTGGAAATACCGTCAGTCAAGTGACTTTATGCAAGATGGCTTTTTAATGCCTTACTACAAACTTGCTACACCATTAACCTTAATCTTCTTT
- the trxB gene encoding thioredoxin-disulfide reductase, whose product MYDTLIVGSGPAGMTAALYAARSNLKVAIIEQGAPGGQMNNTSEIENYPGYDHISGPELSMKMFEPLEKFEVEHIYGIVQSVEDMGHFKRVTTEDQSFDAKTIIVATGAKYKLLGVKGEEEFTSRGVSYCAVCDGAFFRNQDLLVVGGGDSAVEEAIYLTQFAKSVTVVHRRDQLRAQKILQDRAFANEKITFIWDSVVEEIKGDAIKVSEVAIKNVKTEEVTNHAFGGVFIYVGMIPVTSMVQNLGICDVEGWIETDSHMKTSVPGIFAIGDVRQKDLRQITTAVGDGAIAGQGVYHFIENMV is encoded by the coding sequence ATGTATGATACATTAATAGTAGGTTCAGGTCCTGCTGGAATGACAGCGGCTTTATATGCTGCTCGTAGTAATTTAAAAGTAGCTATTATTGAGCAAGGAGCACCGGGTGGTCAAATGAATAATACTTCTGAGATCGAAAACTATCCTGGTTATGATCATATTTCAGGTCCAGAATTGTCGATGAAGATGTTTGAACCACTTGAAAAATTTGAGGTTGAGCATATCTATGGTATTGTTCAATCTGTTGAAGATATGGGCCATTTTAAGCGTGTAACAACAGAAGATCAATCCTTTGATGCCAAAACGATTATTGTTGCTACAGGTGCTAAATACAAGCTTCTAGGTGTTAAAGGTGAAGAGGAATTCACAAGCCGTGGCGTTTCTTACTGTGCGGTTTGTGATGGGGCGTTTTTCCGTAATCAAGACCTCTTGGTTGTTGGAGGTGGTGATTCTGCCGTTGAAGAAGCAATTTACCTGACTCAATTTGCTAAAAGTGTTACAGTTGTTCATCGCCGTGACCAATTAAGAGCTCAGAAAATTCTACAAGACCGTGCCTTTGCCAATGAAAAAATAACATTTATTTGGGATTCAGTAGTAGAAGAAATTAAAGGCGATGCCATCAAGGTATCTGAAGTAGCTATTAAAAATGTGAAAACGGAAGAAGTGACCAATCATGCTTTTGGTGGTGTTTTCATTTATGTGGGAATGATTCCTGTAACCAGCATGGTTCAGAATTTGGGGATTTGTGATGTAGAAGGTTGGATTGAAACAGATAGCCACATGAAAACAAGTGTTCCTGGTATATTTGCCATTGGTGATGTAAGGCAAAAAGATTTGCGTCAAATTACAACTGCAGTTGGAGATGGTGCCATTGCAGGTCAAGGTGTTTATCATTTTATTGAAAATATGGTATAA
- a CDS encoding DUF4059 family protein, which yields MFAELMTIYLQGLLFSTITVLSICGFWIFFRAKRKLDKTASERQHFLYEMIMIALLLIPVLSFAFMSILIVLKS from the coding sequence ATGTTTGCAGAATTAATGACGATTTATCTTCAAGGCTTACTCTTTTCAACAATAACAGTCTTGAGTATTTGTGGCTTTTGGATTTTCTTTCGAGCGAAACGTAAATTAGATAAAACAGCTTCAGAAAGACAACATTTTTTATATGAGATGATCATGATTGCTCTTTTATTGATACCTGTTTTGTCATTTGCCTTTATGAGTATCTTGATTGTGTTGAAGTCGTAA
- a CDS encoding amino acid ABC transporter ATP-binding protein encodes MIEISHLSKHFSGQKVLDDLSLTIEKGEVIALVGASGAGKSTFLRSMNYLEKPDKGSIKIDDFFVDFETIKSEEVLILRRKLAMVFQQFNLFERKTALENVKEGLIVVKKMSNQEATAIAKLQLAKVGLSDRENHYPRHLSGGQKQRVALARALAMQPDVLLLDEPTSALDPELVGEVEKSIADAAKTGQTMVLVSHDMHFVEQVADRVLFLDNGSILEEGTADQIFNHPREVRTKEFFNKYSKSYI; translated from the coding sequence ATGATAGAGATTTCCCATTTAAGTAAACATTTTTCAGGTCAAAAGGTATTAGATGATTTAAGTTTGACCATTGAAAAAGGAGAGGTTATTGCCTTAGTTGGAGCGTCAGGTGCTGGCAAGTCAACCTTTTTACGCAGTATGAATTATCTTGAAAAACCTGACAAAGGCTCTATCAAAATTGATGACTTCTTTGTTGATTTTGAGACAATTAAATCAGAAGAGGTTTTGATTCTTAGACGTAAATTAGCCATGGTTTTTCAACAGTTCAATCTTTTTGAGCGTAAAACAGCTTTGGAAAACGTCAAAGAAGGTTTGATTGTTGTTAAAAAGATGAGCAATCAAGAGGCGACTGCAATTGCTAAACTGCAATTGGCAAAAGTAGGCTTATCAGATCGTGAAAATCATTACCCCCGCCATCTCTCTGGTGGGCAAAAACAGAGGGTTGCCTTGGCTAGAGCACTGGCCATGCAACCAGATGTTCTTTTATTAGATGAACCAACATCTGCGTTAGATCCGGAATTGGTTGGTGAAGTTGAAAAATCAATTGCTGATGCCGCTAAAACGGGTCAAACAATGGTTTTGGTTAGTCATGATATGCATTTTGTTGAGCAAGTTGCTGATCGTGTGTTGTTTCTTGACAATGGAAGTATTTTAGAAGAAGGTACGGCTGATCAGATTTTTAACCATCCTAGAGAAGTCAGAACAAAAGAATTTTTCAACAAGTACTCAAAATCATATATTTAA
- a CDS encoding amino acid ABC transporter permease, with protein sequence MSVYTLASGWNWYEKLVDHIPEGSLFSWKAVFDAIPDILQRLPITLFLTVVGAVLGLFLALIFAIVKINRVKILYPIQAVMVSFLRGTPILVQLMLTYYGIPLFLKYLNVKYGFNWNINAIPASVFAIMAFAFNEAAYTSETIRAAILSVNSGEVEAAKSLGMTARQVYQRVIIPNAAVVATPTLINGLIGLTKGTSLAFNAGIVEMFAQAQILGGADYRYFERYISVALIYWFISILIEQLGRFIENKMAIQSPENQLDTKIGDLR encoded by the coding sequence ATGTCAGTCTACACTTTAGCAAGTGGTTGGAATTGGTACGAAAAGCTTGTTGACCATATTCCAGAAGGAAGTCTTTTTAGTTGGAAAGCTGTATTTGATGCTATTCCAGATATTTTGCAACGCTTACCAATTACTTTGTTTTTAACAGTTGTTGGCGCTGTACTTGGCCTATTCTTAGCTCTTATTTTTGCCATTGTAAAGATTAATCGCGTAAAGATTCTATATCCTATTCAAGCTGTTATGGTTAGTTTTTTACGTGGAACACCGATTTTAGTGCAATTGATGCTAACTTATTATGGCATTCCTTTATTCTTAAAATACCTCAATGTTAAGTATGGCTTTAACTGGAATATTAATGCTATTCCCGCTTCGGTATTTGCTATTATGGCTTTTGCTTTTAATGAGGCGGCATATACTAGTGAAACAATTAGAGCAGCAATCTTATCTGTTAATAGTGGGGAAGTTGAAGCAGCTAAAAGTTTAGGAATGACAGCTAGACAAGTTTATCAGCGTGTTATCATTCCAAATGCGGCTGTAGTAGCGACGCCGACCTTAATTAATGGTTTGATAGGTCTTACCAAGGGCACATCATTAGCCTTTAACGCGGGAATTGTTGAAATGTTTGCACAAGCACAAATTCTAGGAGGTGCTGATTACCGCTATTTTGAGCGCTATATTTCGGTAGCTTTGATTTATTGGTTTATTAGTATTTTGATTGAACAATTGGGCCGCTTCATTGAAAATAAAATGGCAATTCAAAGCCCTGAAAATCAACTCGATACAAAGATTGGAGACTTACGCTAA